The genomic interval CTCGGACTGCTGGAGCGCCGCATCGGTCAGGCGGAGGTTCGACCGGGCCGCGGCCAATGCCGCGGTCGCCTCGCGGAGCTGCGCCCGGTACTGGGTGTCGTCGATCTGGAGGAGGAACTGACCCTTCCGCACGCGATCGCCCTCCTTCACGGAGAGCCGCACCACCTGGCCCGGCACGTTGGCGCTCAGCTTGACCTGGGTCTCGGGCTGAACCCGACCCGGCGCCCGCACCGTCGCGGAGATCGACCCCCTCTTCACGTCACCGGCCTGGACGGCCACCTGCCCGCCCGCGGATCGCCTGAGGTTCGAGATCACGATCACGAGCAGCACGACCGTCCCGATCCCGATCCACAAAATCCGCTTTCCGCCGCCGCTCATTCCGATCTCTCCTCCGGTGCCGTTCGAGAGGCTAGTACCGCTTCGCCCCGACCGCGAACTCGAGCCCCGCCTCGGCGATCCTGGCGTCCGCCGCCGCCTCCACCAAGCTCTGGCGGGCGGTGGCCAGCCCGACCTCCGAGGTCAGGAGGTCGAGGTACGTCCCCGCGCCGAGCTCGTAGCGGCCCTTCGAGAACTTGTAGTCCTCCTCGGCCGAGGTGAGCCCTTCGCGCGCCACGTCGATCCGCTGGACCGCCTCGCGCAGCGTGAGCCACGCCTGCTGCACTTCGACCGCCACGTCCAGCTCCCGTTGACGCCGCTGCGATTCCGCCTCGAGCATCGCCCCCTTTGCCTGGCGCACCCTGCCTTCGATCGCGAGACCGTCGAAGATCGGCAGCGACGCCCTCAGCGAGCCCTGCCACTCCGTGGCGTAGCGGGTGGGACTGAAATCCCCGAACGGCCCTTGGACCGTCTCGTCGATCCGAGACCGGTCGACGGTGACCGTCGCTGTGACCGACGGGAGCCGCACGGCCCGCGCGCCGAAGAGGTTTGACCGAGCGGCGCTCTCCGCCGCCTTCGCGCTCTCGAGACGCGGCCGTGCCGCGATCGCCAGTCGGATCGCGGCGGCGGAATCGGGGATCACGATCCCCTCCTCTACTTTCGGATCGGGGACGATTCGCTGCCCGGGCCGGACTCCGATGATCTGCCCCAGCTTCGCGGCCTGGATCTCGACCTGACTCTCGGCTTTCAACCGGTCGCCCTGCGTCGTCGCGCGCCGGGCCCGAGCCTTGAGCACGTCCCCCCGCGCCACCGTGCCCACCTGGAAGAGCGCGTCGGCCCGCGTCTCCTCGTCGCGCGCGAGCTTCTCGGTCTCCCGCGCCACTTGGGCCAGCCGATCGGCCTTCAGCAGGACGAAATATTGCTGCTTCACCTGGTAGACGACCTGGTTCCGCGTCTCGATCTCGTCGAACTCGCTTCCTCGATGCACGTGATCCCGGCGCCGCTTCTCCACGATCGAAGCGGCGCTGATCACGTTCGACGACGCGGTCGCGCTAAGCGTGGTGAACTCCTGCTTCGTGTTCACGCCGAGGAACGTGCCCGACGGATCGAACAGCTGCGAGCGTGCCTTGTCGGGCCGAATCTGCGTGTACGACGCCTCGGTCGTGACCGACGGGAGGATCCCGCTCCAGCCCCCGAGCGCCGACCCGCTTGCCTGGCGCGAACGCGCGTGCGCCGTCCGAATGTCCGCGTTCCGCTCCAGGGCGGTCTGGACGCAGCGGGCGAGGCTCCACCGCTCGCCTGCGGGGACGGTCGATGAGGTCAGGAGGCTTTCGGCCGCGGTCGTGGGGGCAAGCTGGATGGTGTCCGCGGCAGCGGCGGGCCGCGAGGCTTCGGGCGGCGCCTTGGTCTGCCCGGCTGCCGGCGTGAACACCGCCGCCGGCAAGGTGAGCGCGAGGAGCACCAGCGTCCAATTTCTTCCCCAGTTCATCCGACTTACCCCCATGACGGTTCGAAGCGACGGCGCCGCAAAGTGATCCCGATCAATACGCATGATCTACCGCGATTGTTTCCAGCCAGTTCCCAACCGACGCGTCCCTACCTCGAGATCCCGGACAGGACGGCGCCGATGAGGAAAGCAGGCAGGACCACGAGCACTCCAAAGCTGAATTTCTTCTTCGCGAAGACGGATACGCCGACGGCGGAGACCGCCCCCGACCAGAGCATCAGGGGATTGCTCAGGGTGTCGAGAAATCGCCCGAGGAAACCGGGATCCTCGCCGAACAGGTTTCCCAGGCCGAGGCGGATGTCGAGCGTTCCCTTTCCAAGGGCGAGTCCCAATCGAACCGCGACGTCGACGAGGCCGATGACGGCCGCGTGCGCCGCGACGCAAAGGTAGTGCTGGAATCTGAGCCGCGCCCCCAGCATGAGATTGCCGATGAAGAAGAGGAGCGCGGAGTTGAAGAGCAGAACGAAGGCGACCACGACGACGGCGGTGGTGGCCCCGATGACCGGCGCGGCCGGAGAGTCGAAGAACTTCTCCATGGCGCCGATCATCTCGGGCGGCTTTCCCTTCGCCTCCATCTTGGCGATGGCGTCGCTCTTGACGATGCCCGATTGGAAGATCGCGACCGCGAAGGCCGCCTGAGCCAAGACAACGAGGATCAACGGAATCAGGAAGCGCGGCTTCGCGGCCATCCCCTCGAAGGTTTTCCTGGGATTCGCGAACACCCCGATGATGCTCTGAAACGCCGATATCGAGGGCGCTGCTTCCACCCCATTGGCGTCGCCGGAGCCGGGCGCGGAGTTCCTATCACCCTCCATGTTATTGACCCCCCGTCATTTGCGAAGCCGCCTTCAGCGAGAACATGAGCCCGAGGAAGGTGCGGCCGAAGCGCGGAAATGCTTATGGAGAAGAAGCTTGCCCGGACCAAGCACGACCAGCAAGAGTAGGCTGCGGGGGTAGCGCTGTCAAAGAGAAATGGGGTCGAGGAGCGCTCGGGAGCGCCCCCCGGCCACGGCGTTCAAAGCTTGAACTCGATTGGAATCTCGACCCATACGGCGACGGGGTTCCGCCCGGAGAGGGCCGGGTGAAAGCGCCACCGGGCGATCGCTTCCCGCGCGGCGTCGGTCAGGCCCGAGACATCGCGCAACACCGTGATCCGCGTGACCTGCCCGTCCCGGCCCACGAGGACGTGCAACACGACGCGGCCCTGGATCCCCTGCTCGCGCGCCCAGTCGGGATAATCGGGTGCGGGGCGGTAGATGGGAACGGGCGGTTGGTCGAAGGCGACGAATGCTCCTTCCGAGGGATTCCCGTCGACCGCGGGCTCGCCGCTGGGCTCGCCGCTGGGTGGCGGCGCGGAGGAAGGCGGCTCCCTCCTCGTGTCGTTCCCGATCGCCTTCACGTTCCGGCTCGGGTTATCGAGCGTGGGCGGATCCCATTGGACGGGCTTGAACACGCCATTGTCGGTCGGATTCGTCGTGGGGCGCTCGGAGGGCGGCATGACCGGCGGAGGCGGCAGGTCGGTCGGCGGGACCGGCATGACGTGGATCGCCGTCTTGTACCAGGTTGGTTGCGTCTCGACAGAGCGCGCTTGGAGCCAGAGGACGCCACCGAGGACTGCTAGATGCCCAACACCTGAGATCGCCAACGCACGGCTGAAAAACCGGCGGGCGTTCGCGCGAATCTCCGGGGCACCGATCGGAATCCAGCTGGGGGGAGGGACGGTCGCGGCGGTCATGGCGCGTCGACCTTTCTTGTCCCGGCTCCGTCCCGCCGCGCGGCGGCGGCGGGAGATCTACGCGAGGGGGGTGAAACGCTCTAGAAGTGGAAGTCCATCGGCACTTCCACCCACACGGCCACCGGCTTGTTGTTGCTGAGCGCCGGCTTGAAGACCCACTGCTTGATGGCGGCAACTGCGGCTTCGTCGAGCATCTTCACGCTTCGGATCACCTTGACGTTCTTGACCCGCCCATCCTTTCCGACGAGGACGTGGAGCACGACGCGGCCCTGAACCTGGGCGTCGCGCGCCATCTCGGGATACTTGGGCGTCACCTGGGTTACGGGCACCGGCTCGTCCTCGTAATACACGAACTCCCCTTCGCCCGGCAGCTCATCCGAGGCGATGACGAGGCTGTCCTTGCCGGCGGTACCCAAGCCGACCGGAGAGAGGGCCTGCGAGAGCTCCTGCTGGGTCATGATGGTCTGTTCGGGCGCCTGCGCATCCGGAACCGGGACCGGCGTTCCGATCGTGGGCTTCACGATCTCCTGATTGATCGGGATCACCGGCGGAGGCGGCGCCGAGGAGAGCGGCGGCGGCGGCGGCAGGGTCTGCATCTTGATCACGCGTCCCGTGTAGGCGGCCTCGTCCGGCGGGTGCCAGATCTGGGTCAGCATGTAGATTCCGATGATCGCCAGATGGATTCCGGCGGAAATGAGGAGCCCCTTCCGGAACATCCGCTGCGAGTTCGCCTTGAGATCGGCGGCTCCGATCGGGACACGCTCGAACACGGTCGAAGCGACGGTGGAGGTCACAGACCCGCGATCTCCTTCCTGTCCGCGTCGTCGAGCGGCGCCAAGGAGAATCGATTCAGCTCGGCGAACTGCAGCTGGTCGATGATGTTCACCATGTACTTGTACTTCACGGTCCGATCGATCTTCACGAGGACCACCAGCTTGGGATTCTTCTTTCCTTCCGCCGCGAAGATCGCCTCGAGCTCATCGAACTTCGCCTCCTTGGGCGGGGCCTTGGCCAGCGTCCAGAACGCGCGGACCCCTCCCTGCGTCGTGTCCGCGGGTGCGACCACCCGGAGTGTGAACACGTTCGACTCCGCGATCTCGACCTTGGCTTTGGGGTCCGGCGGGAGGTTGATCTCGAGCGCCTGCGGCTTGCGGAATACCGTGGTGCACATGAAGAAGATGAGCAGGAGGAACGCGACGTCGACCATCGGGGTCATGTCGATCTTGACCCCGATGCGCTTCGGCGCCCTCTTCCGAAGTCCGCCCTTTTTGTGTTTTACGCCAGCTTCAGGGGTGTCTACGGCACCCATGGTACGTCACTTCCTTTCGGTGTCGCGGCGGTCGGCCGCTACCTCATTGCCGACTTCTTGCTCGCCACCAGCTCCGTGACGAGTTCGAACGTGATCGTATTCGTCTTCTGCATGATGGCCATGACGTCTTCCATCGTCCCGTATTCCGAGTCCTTGTCCGCCTTAATGGCCACGCGGAGCCGGGGGTTGCGATGGCGCTGATCCAAGACCAGCTGCTCCAGGCTCACCATGTCGGTTTCCTGCTGAGGGTTCTTCCCCACCTGCCAATACAGCTTGTTGTCCTTGGATATTCCCAGAATCAGCACATCCGACTCGGGCACCTTGAGATTGGAATGGCTATCCGGGAGGGCGATCGGCACCTTCTGGGGCGGATCGAACTGCGACGTCGACATGAAGAAAATCAGCAGCAGGAAGGCCACGTCGACCATCGGCGTCATGTCGATCTTGACGCCGATCCGCTTCATCTTCTTCGCAGCCATGCTACTTCGTCGCCTCCTTCAGCGCCAACACCTCGACGACCTCGAGGGTCGCCTCGTCCATCATGTAGTTGAAATTGTCGATCATCGTGACGAACACGTTGTAGAGCACGATCGAGAAGATGGCGACGAAGAGACCGCCGGCGGTGTTGATGAGCGCCTCGGAGATCCCGACCGCGAGCTTGACCGCGTCCACCGATCCGGTGTGTCCCAGCGCCGAGAACGACCGGATCATTCCGATCACCGTTCCGAGAAGACCGACCATCGTCGCGATCGAAGCGATCGTGGCGAGAGCGATCAAATTCCGCTCGAGAAGCGGAACCTCGAGCATGTTCGCCTCCTCCATCGCCTTCTGAACCTCTTGGAGCTTGGCCTGGCGATCGATCGGCGCGGTGCGCACGAGCAGATAGCGGTCGAGGCCGGCCCGGAGCACGTTCGCCAACGAGCCCCGCTGCTTCGAGCAGAGGTCCGCGGCGCCCTCGATGTCCATGGTGTCGATCTTCTTCCGAACGTTGCGCATGAAGGTCGGGATCGGATCCTTGCCCCTCGCGCGGGAAATCGTGAAGAGGCGCTCGAACACGAGCGTCACGGACATGATCGAAAGCATGATGAGCAGCGCCACCAGCGGTCCGCCCGACTTGATGTACTCCGGGAGAAACATGTAGATGACGATGGAGATGGCCAGGGCGGCCACGGCGACGATCGTGATGAATAAGCCTTGTCTCACTACGACTCCCTCCTCTTCCGAGATGAGAACGTCCTACCGGGCTGGACGCAAAAAGTATGCATCAGGCCCGAACTGACCGGCAATACCTGTTACTTGAAGCTCTTCGAAGCCTCATCGCAGCTGTCGTACACGTCGAAGACGAGCGAGAGCTTCGTCACGACGAAGATGTTCTGGATCTTCTTGTCCACGGCGCAAAGCTTCATCTGCGCGCTGCGCTTCGCGTAATTCGAATGACCCGCGATGAGCACTCCCAGCGAGACCGAGTTCATGAACGTGGTCTGCCCCAGGTTGATCAGCAGTTTCTTGTTTCCCGCCTCGCTCAGCTCCTTGATCTTGGCCGCCAGCTCGTCCGTCTCCTTGCCGCCCAAGAGCATTCCCTTCGGCGTGAGGATCGTGACGTCACCCGAGGTCCGGACATCCAAGCTCATCGTGCCTCCCTGTTCGCGGCATCCCGCCGCGTTGGCCTACGGAGTGCTGGCACCAGCGCCAGACGGTTTGGCGCCCGCGCCTGTCGATTTGGCGCCTTTGCGCTGTAGCTGCTGCTCCTCCCATTTTCGAATGATCTCGAGTCCCCGCGATGCTTCACGGTTTGTCGGGTCGATCTCGAGCGCTTTGTTGAACTCGAATTTCGCTTTATTTTGATCGCGGCATTTGGAGTAGGTCTGTCCCAGCCAGATGTGGCCCTGCACGTGGTCCGGCGTCAGCTCGGTGGCCTTCTGGAACAGCCCGAGGGCCTCCGAGCAGTTGTCCATGAGCAGGAGCGCCAGGCCGGCCCCCCGGTACGCGTCGGCGTTCGCCGAATCGGCCGCGATCGCCGCGCGGTAGGTCTCGAGCGCCACGGGGAGCGAGTCCGGCTCCATCGTGAGCATCGTCTGGCCGATCCAGATCATTGCCCGCACGTCCTTGGGATTCACCGCCAAAGAGCGTCTCAGGATCTCGATCGCCTTCGCCTTGTCGCCGAGCTGGAGCCTCGAGAGGGCCAGGTTCAAGAGCGCCGGGACGAACACGGAATCGGCCTGGAGCGTCCGCTCGAAATACGGAGCCGCCGACGCGAAATCCTGCCTCGAGAAGTAGAGGAAGCCGAGCTGGAAATTCCCGTCCTTGGTCAACGTCGAGTCCTGCGCGAGAGCCCGGGTCAGATGCTCGAATGCCTTGGCGGAATCGCCGGCCGCGACGAACAACGTTCCGACGCGAAGGTTCTCCTCGGCGGTGAGCGAATCGGTGGCGGAGGCGTACTGGTCGCAGTACGCGAGCGCGCTGTCGCGCCCGGCCTCCCCTTGTTCGGCGTAGAGCTTGCAAAGCGCCCCCAGGACCTCGGGAACGCCGGGCTTCATCTCGTTCGCCTTGGTCAAGGTGATGACGGCTTCCACCTTGTCGTTGGAATCACGGCTGTTGGATAGCGCTCGGCCCGATTCCAGATAGCCCTGGTAGTCGTCGGGCACGAGGCCGGTGTAGACCTTGAAATTATCGGCGGCTTCCTTGTATCGCTTCGCGCGATAGAAGAGGCGCCCCGATTCCAGATACGCGGGCGCGTACGTCGAATCCTGCTGCGTCGCGGCGATGAACGCGGTGAGACCCGCGTTGAACTCGTTCATCCCGACGAGCGCCTTGCCGTAGAGGTAGTGGTACTCGGGATTTTTCGGATCCAGCTCGGTCGCGCGGCCGTACTCCGGCGCGGCCAGGACCGGGATCTTCTTCCGCATGTAGAACCCGCCGAGATCGACGCGGACGCGCAGGTTGTTCGGGTCGGTCTCGCGCGCGCGGATGAATACTTCTTCCGCCTGCTTCAGGTCGCCCTTCCCCTCCAGGGCAAGCGCCAAGCCCGCGAGAAAGAGGGCTCTCCCCTGCTTGAGAAGGGTTCCCTTCCGGAAGACCTTAGCGGCGTCGTCGTACCGCTTGTCCTCCAGGTACGATTGGCCCAGGGCGTAGAGCGCCGCCGGATCCTTAGGGTCGTACTTGACCGCGTCCTCGAGCTTGGCCGTGCCCTCCTCCTTCTTGCCCGTCTTGCGCAGGAGTTTTCCGAGCCCGGTGAGCGCCTCCGGGTACTTTGGATTCAGCTTGAGCGCGGTCTGGTACTCCACGAGCGCGCTGTCGGCGCCTTCGGGCGTGCCGAACCGCTCGAGGGCGGACGCGAGGTAGTAGTGCGGCTTCGGGCTGTTTGGATCGAGCTTCTGGGCCTTGCTGAAGAGGTCGAGCGATTCCCGGATCTTTCCCTCCCGGAGCATGGAGATCCCCTGCTTGATTAGGTCTCCCGAGGAGAGAGCCCACGCCGGAGGGGTCGCCAGGGCGAGCACGAGGATCGTGGCGGGCACGAGATAGCGGACGAGCTTCACTCTACCCCCTCGGCCGTGCGGATGATCCGGATGGGAACGGTGGCTGGGGCGTAGCCGTGCCGCGCGATGATGCGCTGCCCGTCTATGCCCGAGACGAAGTTGATGAAGCTCGAGACGGTCGCGGCCGGATGAGCGCTCGTCGCGACCGAGATCGGTTTCAGGAGCGGGTACCGGCGCGTGAAGAGCGTCTCGCGCGTCAGCGGAATCGACTCCAGCCCGATCGCCTGGGAAACCCGAAGCGTCTTCACCCGCGAGCCGACGCCCTCCGCCAGCGGCCGCGACACGCAGGCGAGCGCGTTTCGCCGAGTCGCAACCACCTCGACGACTTCCTCCTCCGTCGGCGGCGCGTAGACGGTCGGCGCGTACGGGTCGCCTCCGAGGAGCGCCTGCTCCAGGTAGGCGTAGATACCGAGCCGCGGCCCCGCTGTCAGGGTGATAATCTCTCCTCCTTGCCTCCAACCGAGGGAGGCCCATTCCTTCGTTTCGCCGCGGTAGACGGCGGCGAGCTCCGTGCGCGAAATCTGCTCGATCGGCGAGGCCGGGTTCACGATCACCGCCACCGCGTCCCACGCGACCGGGAATGCTTGCATTCCATCCCGCCGGATCGCCGCCTCGACCTCCGGGTCCGTCAACTCCCTCAGCAAGAGCGACATCGAAACCTCACCGTTCACCAGCTGCTCCATTCCTTCCGCGGAGCCCGATGGCCGTATGACGATCGAGTCCGCGTCCGGGTACTGATCCCGGAATTCCCGGATTTCGGCCCGGAACAGAGGAGACAGGTACTCTGTCCCCGCGAGCGTCAGCGGCGGAGAGGATGTCTTCCGAGGGGGGGATGGCGATGAGCAGGCCCCGCAGGCCAGGGCCGCCATGACGAGCGCCGCCCGAGAAAACCGAGCGCGCGACGCCCGGCGAAAGCCACTCACCTCGTAAGACTACCCGCCCTCGTAACCCCTGTCAATCCCTGCACATTTCCGCGCCTTCCGGGCGCCGAACCGAGCCTACTGGGGATACCCCGCCGGGAGCCAATTAATTCCCCGTAACGGCCGCGACCGCTTGCAAAAACGCCACCCACGAGGGGTGGCTGCACGGCGTCGCGCCGTCGAAGAGTGGGGGAACGTACGGTGGTGTCCATCGGGGTGTCAATCCATATTCTGGTGGGAAGCCCTCAGGGCCTAGCGCTCTGCCGGATCCCACCCCGCGCCTAGGGGCGCAGGCGGTTCAGGAGACGAGGAAACGGGATCGTCTCGCGCAGGTGCTCGATCCCACAGATCCAGGCGAGCGCGCGCTCGATGCCCATGCCGAACCCGCTGTGCGGCACCGACCCGTACCGCCGCAGGTCCAGGTACCACTCGAACGTCTCCTTGGAGAGCTTCTCCTCCTCGATCCTCTCGACGAGCGTTCCGTAGTCGTCCTCCCGCTGCCCTCCGCCGACGATCTCGCCGTATCCCTCCGGGGCGAGGAGATCGCACGAGAGTGAGAGCCGGTCGTCGCCGGGATCGCGCTTCATGTAGAAGGCCTTCACGGCCGCCGGGAAGCGGTGCACGAAGAAGGGCCGATCGCGCCCCTCGGTCAGGACCGTTTCATCCGTCGCCCCGAAATCGCCGCCCCACTCGAACGGGAGCCCCTTTTCCTTCAGCGTTCGCGCGGCCTCCTCGTACGAGACGCGCGGAAACGGAGGATGGACGCGCTCGAGGGCGGCGACGTCCCGGCCCAGGACCTTGAGCTCCTCGCGCCGATCCTCGAGCACGCGCGCGACGATCGCCTCGACGAAGCGCTCGATCCAGACCATCAGATCGTCGAGCGTCGCGTACGCGATCTCGGGCTCCACCATCCAGAACTCGATCAGGTGGCGCCGCGTTTTCGATTTCTCGGCCCGGAAGGTCGGGCCGAAACAGTAGGTCCGGCCGAAGGCCATCGCGGTCGCCTCGTTGTAGAGCTGGCCGCTCTGTGTGAG from Candidatus Eisenbacteria bacterium carries:
- a CDS encoding MotA/TolQ/ExbB proton channel family protein, with product MRQGLFITIVAVAALAISIVIYMFLPEYIKSGGPLVALLIMLSIMSVTLVFERLFTISRARGKDPIPTFMRNVRKKIDTMDIEGAADLCSKQRGSLANVLRAGLDRYLLVRTAPIDRQAKLQEVQKAMEEANMLEVPLLERNLIALATIASIATMVGLLGTVIGMIRSFSALGHTGSVDAVKLAVGISEALINTAGGLFVAIFSIVLYNVFVTMIDNFNYMMDEATLEVVEVLALKEATK
- a CDS encoding biopolymer transporter ExbD: MGAVDTPEAGVKHKKGGLRKRAPKRIGVKIDMTPMVDVAFLLLIFFMCTTVFRKPQALEINLPPDPKAKVEIAESNVFTLRVVAPADTTQGGVRAFWTLAKAPPKEAKFDELEAIFAAEGKKNPKLVVLVKIDRTVKYKYMVNIIDQLQFAELNRFSLAPLDDADRKEIAGL
- a CDS encoding energy transducer TonB, coding for MTSTVASTVFERVPIGAADLKANSQRMFRKGLLISAGIHLAIIGIYMLTQIWHPPDEAAYTGRVIKMQTLPPPPPLSSAPPPPVIPINQEIVKPTIGTPVPVPDAQAPEQTIMTQQELSQALSPVGLGTAGKDSLVIASDELPGEGEFVYYEDEPVPVTQVTPKYPEMARDAQVQGRVVLHVLVGKDGRVKNVKVIRSVKMLDEAAVAAIKQWVFKPALSNNKPVAVWVEVPMDFHF
- a CDS encoding energy transducer TonB, whose amino-acid sequence is MTAATVPPPSWIPIGAPEIRANARRFFSRALAISGVGHLAVLGGVLWLQARSVETQPTWYKTAIHVMPVPPTDLPPPPVMPPSERPTTNPTDNGVFKPVQWDPPTLDNPSRNVKAIGNDTRREPPSSAPPPSGEPSGEPAVDGNPSEGAFVAFDQPPVPIYRPAPDYPDWAREQGIQGRVVLHVLVGRDGQVTRITVLRDVSGLTDAAREAIARWRFHPALSGRNPVAVWVEIPIEFKL
- the asnS gene encoding asparagine--tRNA ligase, whose translation is MPAQATRIEALPGKVGQEVLLEGWLYARRSSGKLEFLQVRDGSGVVQCVASKADLPEDVFARAAAVSQEAAIRARGLVREDKRAPSGVELTLTGLEVVGESREYPITPKEHGTPFLLDHRHLWIRSQRQHAILKIRHTLVDACRGFLNREGFTLADAPIFTPNPCEGTTTLFETEYFDEKAYLTQSGQLYNEATAMAFGRTYCFGPTFRAEKSKTRRHLIEFWMVEPEIAYATLDDLMVWIERFVEAIVARVLEDRREELKVLGRDVAALERVHPPFPRVSYEEAARTLKEKGLPFEWGGDFGATDETVLTEGRDRPFFVHRFPAAVKAFYMKRDPGDDRLSLSCDLLAPEGYGEIVGGGQREDDYGTLVERIEEEKLSKETFEWYLDLRRYGSVPHSGFGMGIERALAWICGIEHLRETIPFPRLLNRLRP
- a CDS encoding TolC family protein, whose protein sequence is MRIDRDHFAAPSLRTVMGVSRMNWGRNWTLVLLALTLPAAVFTPAAGQTKAPPEASRPAAAADTIQLAPTTAAESLLTSSTVPAGERWSLARCVQTALERNADIRTAHARSRQASGSALGGWSGILPSVTTEASYTQIRPDKARSQLFDPSGTFLGVNTKQEFTTLSATASSNVISAASIVEKRRRDHVHRGSEFDEIETRNQVVYQVKQQYFVLLKADRLAQVARETEKLARDEETRADALFQVGTVARGDVLKARARRATTQGDRLKAESQVEIQAAKLGQIIGVRPGQRIVPDPKVEEGIVIPDSAAAIRLAIAARPRLESAKAAESAARSNLFGARAVRLPSVTATVTVDRSRIDETVQGPFGDFSPTRYATEWQGSLRASLPIFDGLAIEGRVRQAKGAMLEAESQRRQRELDVAVEVQQAWLTLREAVQRIDVAREGLTSAEEDYKFSKGRYELGAGTYLDLLTSEVGLATARQSLVEAAADARIAEAGLEFAVGAKRY
- a CDS encoding biopolymer transporter ExbD, with the protein product MAAKKMKRIGVKIDMTPMVDVAFLLLIFFMSTSQFDPPQKVPIALPDSHSNLKVPESDVLILGISKDNKLYWQVGKNPQQETDMVSLEQLVLDQRHRNPRLRVAIKADKDSEYGTMEDVMAIMQKTNTITFELVTELVASKKSAMR
- a CDS encoding tetratricopeptide repeat protein; this encodes MKLVRYLVPATILVLALATPPAWALSSGDLIKQGISMLREGKIRESLDLFSKAQKLDPNSPKPHYYLASALERFGTPEGADSALVEYQTALKLNPKYPEALTGLGKLLRKTGKKEEGTAKLEDAVKYDPKDPAALYALGQSYLEDKRYDDAAKVFRKGTLLKQGRALFLAGLALALEGKGDLKQAEEVFIRARETDPNNLRVRVDLGGFYMRKKIPVLAAPEYGRATELDPKNPEYHYLYGKALVGMNEFNAGLTAFIAATQQDSTYAPAYLESGRLFYRAKRYKEAADNFKVYTGLVPDDYQGYLESGRALSNSRDSNDKVEAVITLTKANEMKPGVPEVLGALCKLYAEQGEAGRDSALAYCDQYASATDSLTAEENLRVGTLFVAAGDSAKAFEHLTRALAQDSTLTKDGNFQLGFLYFSRQDFASAAPYFERTLQADSVFVPALLNLALSRLQLGDKAKAIEILRRSLAVNPKDVRAMIWIGQTMLTMEPDSLPVALETYRAAIAADSANADAYRGAGLALLLMDNCSEALGLFQKATELTPDHVQGHIWLGQTYSKCRDQNKAKFEFNKALEIDPTNREASRGLEIIRKWEEQQLQRKGAKSTGAGAKPSGAGASTP
- a CDS encoding STAS domain-containing protein — encoded protein: MSLDVRTSGDVTILTPKGMLLGGKETDELAAKIKELSEAGNKKLLINLGQTTFMNSVSLGVLIAGHSNYAKRSAQMKLCAVDKKIQNIFVVTKLSLVFDVYDSCDEASKSFK